Below is a window of Planctomicrobium piriforme DNA.
CTCGACGCGATGCATCCACAAGATGGTGATGAAGTTGTTCAGGTTGTTGGTGACAAGATGGTGTTGGAGGAAGTAATTGGTAGTCCGTCGCCGCCCCAAGTGCGTGAACAGCTTACCAGAAGAGGCAGTCAGGGTCTGTCGTTGTGGTTTCTGGTGACGTTTAATGTTGTTGTAGTCGTGGCGATTGTTGTGTGGTATCTGGTGTTCAGGCGTTAGCTGTAAACGCGTTTTGTACCTTGTGGCAAGATGACTGCTGTGGATGGTCTTCAAAGATATCACATGCGAGGCCGACAATGCAGTCCCGTTCTGTTTCCAGAGCTTTTGTCGCTAGCTCGATCGGGCTTATTAGCGCCCGACGATCTGGTTCGCGTCGGTGAGTCGAGCGAATGGATCGCCGCAGGTGAGGTGGCTGGGCTGTTTCACATGGCAGGCCGGGCGGAAGAAGTTTCCAAATGGCGGGCCAATCGACGGGCGATAGTTCAAGTGTCGAGCCCGAGGATCGCCTCCTCGGCAACCGTCGAGGCCGCCGCCGAAATCAGCGATGTTCGACAGGCAAATGACAATTCAGTTTCTCACGATCAGTCCCAGGCAACGGAACTACCGGGTGAGGGGAGTTTAGAACACGAAATTAAAGCGGCGACCTTTGAGGCGGCGCTGCGGTTGCGGGAAAAGTATCAGCACCAGCCAGAAATCAACTCGGCGGAGCCGTCCCAGATCGGTTCCGTGATCCACTCGGCAAGCAATGCAATTCGTCGAGCGCTGCTGGCGGTGATCTGGTTTCCGTTCGCGCTGATTGGGAAACTCTGGTCCCGAACGCAGCTGCAATTGGAATGTCCAGATTGGGTAGGCCGGGTCTTCTCGGTCATTTTCTCCGGGGAGACTCTGAAGTTTCTGTTTCGCTGGGGAATGACGATCGCCGTCCCCAATCTGATTGCCTATGGAATTACCACCTGGTCCGAAACTCAGTTGCAACGTTACCCGACCCGCGAGATGATCAATGCACAAATCAAGCCGTTCCCAGGCTGCGGGCCATGCTCGCCCAATGAATACACCTTTCTCCTCATCGATGTCATGATCTTTTCCGCCATCGTGACTTATGTCGGGATCCGCTGGCTCGAAGCTAAAGCAGAAGATTAGGGAGATAAGGGACGTGAATTGAAACATGTTCGGACCATCTCAGCACTTCTTCCTCGCAGCCGGACACAGGGGCGCCGCGGCTTTTCGTTAATCGAACTGCTCGTCGTCATTGCGATCATTGGTCTGCTATTGGCACTCGGCATTCCGGCGGTGCAGTCTGCCCGTGAGTCTGCCAGAAACACCCAGTGCAAAAACAATCTGCGGCAATTAGGGACGGCATTGCAGAATCACCACAGCCAGTTCGGTTATCTGCCTAAAGACGGAGAGAATGGCTGGGGATTTGTCGTCTTTCTGCTTCCTCGGTTGGAACAATCGGGGATCTACGGGCAGTTGAACCCGTTAACCGCCAAACAGACTTCGGCTTCAACAGCGCAGCCGGAGACGACAGGCCAGCCGCTCGCCGTTGTGCGATGCCCCTCTTTTAGCGGGAGCGACGAGCTGTCATCCGGATTCGGCCGCTCGAATGATTTAGGGAATACCGAAATCTTTTCGCAGCGAATGGAACTGACCGACGTGTACGACGGCGAAAGCAATACCATCGCTGTGGGAGAAACCACTGACGATCATGCCTGGGCGCAGCCGGGGACAGGCTCATGCAGCAGCCCACCGAATCAGGGATCGTTCAGCAGTCGACATTCAAGTGGCGCAAACTTCGTTTTCTGCGATGCCTCGGTGCGGTTCATTTCCTCGAACGTCGACGCGGCCACATTCAAGGCCCTCGGGACGACCGCAGGCCGGGAAACGATTGGGGAATTCTGAGTCTTGTTGAGATAGCGCCAGCGAAAGTCAGTATGAAGCGTCGATCACACCAATCACGATTCCATCGCCGTAAAGCCGGCTTCACGATGGTCGAACTGATCGTGGTGATGGCGATCGTCGCGATGTTGCTGGCCCTTTTGATCCCCGCCGTGACACGGGCGCGTGAAGCGGCGAAGAAAACGCAGTGTCTGAGCAACTTGCGAAACATTGTTCTGGCGCTGACGCAGTTCGATCATTTCAACGACCGGCTGCCGGCCTCTGGATATTACTTCGATCCTCCCAGCGGACCGGGCGGGCCACATCATAGCTGGGGGGTGTCGCTGCTACCGTTTCTGGATCAGCAGAACGTGTACGATCAATGGGATCTCGACAAGCCGATCACCGATCCGGTGAACCGAGTCCTCACCCAGGCGTACGTTCCCAATTACGTCTGCCCAGTGGATCTCAGCCGCAGCGAGGACAAGCAGGGGGATCTCAGCTATGCAGTGAACGGCGGCTGGGGATTCACGATTCGCACAGGCTCTGGCGTCGGTGATTGTCCGCTCGACTGGCATGGGAAACGGCTCGACCTGAACGGCGACGGGCAGACTTGTACGGGAGTCGACGCCACCGACAACCTGGACCGGCAGTTGTTTCGACAACTCGGCTTGTTTTTCCTTGAAAACTGGAAAGTCGGAGGAACGGAGCGTCACTACTCACTCAAGGATGTCTCCGATGGAACATCACAGACGTTCCTTGTCGGTGAGAACTCGAGGACTGGCTTTGAGCCTGGGGACGATCAGGCGACGTTCGCCGACCCGAACCCCTATCGCAGTGCGTTCTATGTGGGCAATCCCTGTCAGAACGGAACATGCACGCCAGGCAGCGTCGATTATGCTCGCTGTAATGCGGGTGAAGATAAGATCAATAGCGGCCTGTGGAGCGAAGAGGGGAGATCGCCTGTTCCAAATTCATTCCATCCCGGCGGAGTGAACATGGGCTATGCAGACGGCCACGTCAAATTTCTTTCGGAACTGATCGACGGCCGGGCTTACGCTGCACTCGCCAGCCCGCAGGGATTGGGACTGGAAGGGAGTCCGCTGGCACAAGGCGTCTTGGCAGGGAGCGAATTTTGATCCCCGCTGCCGAGACTGCAATCGATTCGTCGCTTGACGCCTCGCAAATTGAGACGTCCACGGCGAAACTGTTGCAGCAACCGTCGAATGCGGCGCCGTTAGCACTCATTTTGCTGGCGATCTTCGGCATTGCGCTCTTCCTGAGAACGCAGCATCTGGACGCAATCAGCTTCTGGTTCGACGAAGCGTGTTCGTGGAAAATCAGTCAGTTTTCCACGACGGAGATGCTGGACGCCGTGTCTCGCGACGCTCATCCGCCGGTCTATTACTTTGTACTGAAGATTTGGATGTCGGTCTTCGGGACGAGCGTCATTGCGGCCCGCAGTCTGAGCGTGTTGTGCGGCGTCGGAACCGTTGCTGCGGCATGGTGGTTTTGCCGAACGGCGCTCAGTACGGATTCGACTTGCTCGACGTCGAATCCACCTGCATTGTCGAATAAAACCAGTTTTGCATTCGCGCTTTTGCCGCTCCTTGCCGCGCTCCTGGTGGCGATCAATGCGTTGCAGATTGAAATGAGTCTGGAAGCCAGGCCTTATACGTTGGGAACGCTGTTGGCACTTTTGAGCGGCACATTCCTGCTCCTGGCACTCGAGCGGCCTGTTCATGTCTGGAATTGGCTGGCCTTTGCTTTGAGTGCAGGCCTGCTGTCGCTGACTCATTATTATGCCATCTTTACGACCGCAGCTTTATTTCTGTTTTTGGCAATCGAACTCGTGTTGATGTTTTGCCGCGAGGGATGGACGGGCAAACTGAAAGCCGCCTGTCTCGGAGGAGGACTGTCGCTGTGGGGAATCCAGTTGTTGTGGGTTCCCTGGTTTTCGATTTTCACCTTTCAGCGGGAGCGTGCTGATGGTCAGTTATGGATGGTCCCCATCACCTGGAACGAGGTGATGACAACATGCTGGAAAGCAATCGCCGGCGGAAAGATGTCTCCCGTCTGGAACGATGTTGCCTGGATGGCGGTGCTTGCGTGGATCGCGGTTGGGGTCCTATTGCTAATGGGAAACCGTGCCTGCAGATTAGCGGGAATCTGCACGTTGCTTCCGCTTGCTGCAGCAGTGACATATGGCCTCGTCGATCGAAATATCCTCGGCGTACGCTACCTGATCTTTGCTGAAGTGTTCTTGCTCGTCGGTGTGGTGCTGCTGCTCTCCAGAGTTCAAGGCTACTTCCGATTGACCTTGGCCGTGCTCATTTGTGGATGGTGTCTGATCTGGACCGTCAACTTCGTGCATGATCGCGACCTGATGGCCGAGGCTCCGGGAACTCGCGGAGCCATCCAGTATCTGAACGATCACCGCGTGGGTGAGACGCCGGTGATTGTTAGTTCGCCATTTGTCCATACTATCGCGCTGCAATATATCAAAGTTCCGCAACAGCTTTATGCGCAATACCGCGGCGACCATCGTTCCAGCATCCTGAGTGGTCCAGCCCTCCAGGATCAAGACTATGCCGGCCTGGATGATCTGCTGAAGTCGAAACCCGACACGATCTGGACGGTCGATGCCGACGGCCTGTTCGGCGGCATGTCGGCGGTCCGCCTGCCGGAGTCGTATCAACTCGTTTCAGAAGAACGGTTTCCGGAACGTTTCGGTTACCGCATGGATCTGCTGGTGCGGGAGTATCGCACCAGTGCAGTCGCACGGGTGACCACAGTTGGTCTCACTTCTGAGGTGGATTGACGATGCGACATCTCATGATCTGTCTCGTGATGTCTGTGGCATTCGGCGTCAGTTACGCTTCGCAGGCCTGGTCACAAACGCCGCCGCCAAATGCGACAGTACTTCAAGAGCAATTTCAGCTTTGGGATACCGACCATAACGACAAACTCTCGGTTGAAGAATTTATCAAAGCGAACACAGATTCAGGGTCGCGTCAGACGTTTTTTCGCATGGACGCGAACGCTGACGCGACCCTTTCACAAGACGAATGGCTGCGGCAGGGAAAGGGAATTTCCGTACCGGCCCTCAGTCTGTTCCGCGGCCTTGATGCGAATGCGGATGCAGCGCTCTCACTTGAAGAGTGGATCTCCGATTCTCCTGCTACAGAACAACCTCAACACAGTCAGACGTTTCTGGTCTTCGATCTCGATCAGGATCATCGCCTGACTCTCCAGGAATTCCTGACGATCCCTGGGCTGGTTCCGCAATCTCAGCGCGGCGAATTCGTCGATCCCATCGTGCTGCTGGCGAATCAGGAAATTGCACGCTGGAAAGGTGCTTTCCATCAGTCGTTCGCGGCGGCCAACGTTCAATCTCAATTCCAGCCAGTCGTCTCGAATGCCCCC
It encodes the following:
- a CDS encoding DUF4339 domain-containing protein; its protein translation is MRGRQCSPVLFPELLSLARSGLLAPDDLVRVGESSEWIAAGEVAGLFHMAGRAEEVSKWRANRRAIVQVSSPRIASSATVEAAAEISDVRQANDNSVSHDQSQATELPGEGSLEHEIKAATFEAALRLREKYQHQPEINSAEPSQIGSVIHSASNAIRRALLAVIWFPFALIGKLWSRTQLQLECPDWVGRVFSVIFSGETLKFLFRWGMTIAVPNLIAYGITTWSETQLQRYPTREMINAQIKPFPGCGPCSPNEYTFLLIDVMIFSAIVTYVGIRWLEAKAED
- a CDS encoding DUF1559 family PulG-like putative transporter, translating into MKHVRTISALLPRSRTQGRRGFSLIELLVVIAIIGLLLALGIPAVQSARESARNTQCKNNLRQLGTALQNHHSQFGYLPKDGENGWGFVVFLLPRLEQSGIYGQLNPLTAKQTSASTAQPETTGQPLAVVRCPSFSGSDELSSGFGRSNDLGNTEIFSQRMELTDVYDGESNTIAVGETTDDHAWAQPGTGSCSSPPNQGSFSSRHSSGANFVFCDASVRFISSNVDAATFKALGTTAGRETIGEF
- a CDS encoding DUF1559 domain-containing protein, which gives rise to MKRRSHQSRFHRRKAGFTMVELIVVMAIVAMLLALLIPAVTRAREAAKKTQCLSNLRNIVLALTQFDHFNDRLPASGYYFDPPSGPGGPHHSWGVSLLPFLDQQNVYDQWDLDKPITDPVNRVLTQAYVPNYVCPVDLSRSEDKQGDLSYAVNGGWGFTIRTGSGVGDCPLDWHGKRLDLNGDGQTCTGVDATDNLDRQLFRQLGLFFLENWKVGGTERHYSLKDVSDGTSQTFLVGENSRTGFEPGDDQATFADPNPYRSAFYVGNPCQNGTCTPGSVDYARCNAGEDKINSGLWSEEGRSPVPNSFHPGGVNMGYADGHVKFLSELIDGRAYAALASPQGLGLEGSPLAQGVLAGSEF
- a CDS encoding glycosyltransferase family 39 protein; this translates as MIPAAETAIDSSLDASQIETSTAKLLQQPSNAAPLALILLAIFGIALFLRTQHLDAISFWFDEACSWKISQFSTTEMLDAVSRDAHPPVYYFVLKIWMSVFGTSVIAARSLSVLCGVGTVAAAWWFCRTALSTDSTCSTSNPPALSNKTSFAFALLPLLAALLVAINALQIEMSLEARPYTLGTLLALLSGTFLLLALERPVHVWNWLAFALSAGLLSLTHYYAIFTTAALFLFLAIELVLMFCREGWTGKLKAACLGGGLSLWGIQLLWVPWFSIFTFQRERADGQLWMVPITWNEVMTTCWKAIAGGKMSPVWNDVAWMAVLAWIAVGVLLLMGNRACRLAGICTLLPLAAAVTYGLVDRNILGVRYLIFAEVFLLVGVVLLLSRVQGYFRLTLAVLICGWCLIWTVNFVHDRDLMAEAPGTRGAIQYLNDHRVGETPVIVSSPFVHTIALQYIKVPQQLYAQYRGDHRSSILSGPALQDQDYAGLDDLLKSKPDTIWTVDADGLFGGMSAVRLPESYQLVSEERFPERFGYRMDLLVREYRTSAVARVTTVGLTSEVD